One window from the genome of Rhizoctonia solani chromosome 15, complete sequence encodes:
- a CDS encoding TKL/LISK/LISK-DD1 protein kinase, translating to MSMDSYHTASSAITLPAPTTDSVALGSIAAATEGSTVTTRQVETEPSLIHRFTLIKPGSTRRGSVTFTPASNGRGASPPPPDSAPGWSPFEFFFGSGYSAKCDLCTKRLGWGWKPVLECDDCGMRAHIKCGEFAPRDCGLRGPRHASPPPFPASPTSPTSPKFKPNVRRRSGEGATASA from the exons ATGTCGATGGATAGCTATCACACCGCATCATCTGCAATTACCTTACCAGCGCCTACCACCGACTCGGTTGCTCTGGGATCTATAGCCGCAGCAACAGAGGGCTCGACCGTCACGACCCGCCAAGTGGAAACGGAACCTTCGCTCATTCATCGATTCACGCTTATCAAGCCTGGTTCCACGCGCAGAGGATCCGTCACCTTTACTCCTGCCTCAAACGGCCGTGGGGCTAGccctcctccacctgatAGCGCTCCAGGGTGGAGTCCGTTCGAATTCTTTTTCGGAAGTGGATATAGCGCCAAGTGTGACTTGTGCACGAAGCGTCTCGGTTGGGGTTGGAAACCCGTCTTGGAATGTGATGATTGTGGAATGAG GGCTCATATCAAGTGTGGAGAATTCGCACCAAGGGATTGTGGACTCCGAGGACCAAGGCACGCTAGCCCTCCACCTTTCCCTGCATCGCCCACTTCGCCCACGTCGCCCAAATTCAAGCCGAACGTCAGGCGTAGGTCTGGAGAGGGTGCTACAGCCTCGGCATGA